CCTAGAAGGACGCGCAAAGCATGATTCCCGGTGAATACCTCTGCGCGGCGGGGACTATCGCGTTGAACGCGGGTGCGGTGCGGATCGAACTCGACGTGGTCAACACCGGCGACCGGCCGGTGCAGGTCGGCAGCCATGTGCATTTCCCGCAGGCGAACGCCGCGCTGCGCTTCGACCGGGCGGCGGCGCACGGCCACCGGCTCGATATCCCGGCGGGCACCGCGGTGCGCTTCGAACCCGGTCTCGGGCAGCGTGTTTCATTGGTGCCGCTGGGTGGCACGCGCGAGGTGCACGGTA
This genomic stretch from Nocardia brasiliensis ATCC 700358 harbors:
- a CDS encoding urease subunit beta; translation: MIPGEYLCAAGTIALNAGAVRIELDVVNTGDRPVQVGSHVHFPQANAALRFDRAAAHGHRLDIPAGTAVRFEPGLGQRVSLVPLGGTREVHGISANPPGRLDAQ